In Arsenicicoccus sp. oral taxon 190, the following are encoded in one genomic region:
- a CDS encoding MaoC family dehydratase → MTDLSTVEPGQVLPERTLTVTRAMLVAYAGASLDRNPIHWDERFATSVGLPDVIAHGMLTMGAAVQVVVDWCGDAGRVVEYSTKFVAPVVVPHDGGAEVVLGGVVKKVEDGRATVELTATCEGRKVLGRALAVVRLER, encoded by the coding sequence ATGACCGACCTCAGCACCGTCGAGCCCGGCCAGGTCCTGCCCGAGCGCACCCTCACCGTCACCCGCGCGATGCTCGTCGCGTATGCCGGTGCCAGCCTCGACCGCAACCCGATCCACTGGGACGAGCGGTTCGCCACGTCGGTCGGGCTGCCCGACGTCATCGCGCACGGCATGCTCACCATGGGCGCGGCGGTCCAGGTGGTCGTGGACTGGTGCGGCGACGCGGGGCGGGTCGTGGAGTACTCCACCAAGTTCGTCGCCCCGGTCGTCGTCCCCCACGACGGCGGCGCCGAGGTGGTCCTCGGCGGTGTCGTCAAGAAGGTCGAGGACGGACGGGCTACGGTCGAGCTCACCGCCACGTGCGAGGGCAGGAAGGTCCTCGGGCGGGCGCTCGCGGTCGTCCGCCTCGAGCGCTGA
- a CDS encoding UDP-N-acetylmuramate dehydrogenase: MQVEHDVPLATLTTMRVGGPAQRLVTARTTDELVDAVREVDDADEPLLVVSGGSNLVVSDEGFAGTVVLVRSSGIEVQSQDWCGGAFVRVAAGESWDGLVERAVAEGWAGIEAMSGIPGLTGATPVQNVGAYGQEVAQTIAQVRVWDRREERVRTFFPADCGFTYRHSVFKGTDRYVVLDVAFQLEVADLSRPVAYAALAAGLDVPLGTRVPLSDAREAVLEQRRRRGMVLEPGDHDTWSCGSFFTNPILPVGAFAELEERARQRLGSDGPVPPRFDAGDGLAKTSAAWLIDRAGFGKGFGLPGPAALSTKHTLAVTNRGGATAADVAALARQVRDGVQEAFGVTLVNEPVFVGHHL, from the coding sequence ATGCAGGTCGAGCACGACGTCCCCCTGGCCACGCTGACCACCATGCGGGTGGGCGGCCCGGCGCAGCGGCTGGTGACGGCGCGGACGACCGACGAGCTCGTGGACGCGGTGCGCGAGGTCGACGACGCCGACGAGCCGCTGCTGGTCGTGTCGGGCGGGTCCAACCTGGTGGTGTCCGACGAGGGTTTCGCGGGGACCGTGGTGCTGGTGCGCTCCAGCGGCATCGAGGTGCAGAGCCAGGACTGGTGCGGCGGGGCCTTCGTGCGCGTGGCGGCGGGGGAGTCCTGGGACGGGCTGGTCGAGCGGGCCGTCGCCGAGGGATGGGCCGGGATCGAGGCGATGTCCGGCATCCCGGGGCTCACCGGCGCCACGCCGGTCCAGAACGTCGGCGCCTACGGCCAGGAGGTCGCCCAGACCATCGCGCAGGTGCGGGTGTGGGACCGGCGCGAGGAGCGGGTCCGCACCTTCTTCCCGGCCGACTGCGGCTTCACCTACCGCCACAGCGTCTTCAAGGGCACCGACCGCTACGTCGTCCTCGACGTCGCCTTCCAGCTCGAGGTCGCCGACCTCTCCCGGCCGGTGGCGTATGCCGCCCTGGCCGCCGGGCTGGACGTCCCGCTCGGCACCCGGGTGCCGCTGTCCGACGCCCGGGAGGCCGTGCTCGAGCAGCGGCGTCGTCGCGGCATGGTGCTGGAGCCGGGGGACCACGACACCTGGTCCTGCGGGTCCTTCTTCACCAACCCGATCCTGCCGGTGGGGGCGTTCGCCGAGCTGGAGGAGCGGGCCCGGCAGCGGCTGGGGTCGGACGGCCCGGTCCCGCCGCGCTTCGACGCCGGTGACGGGCTGGCCAAGACCAGCGCCGCCTGGTTGATCGACCGGGCGGGCTTCGGCAAGGGCTTCGGCCTGCCGGGGCCGGCGGCGCTGTCGACCAAGCACACCCTCGCGGTGACCAACCGGGGTGGCGCGACGGCGGCCGACGTGGCGGCGCTCGCGCGCCAGGTCCGCGACGGGGTCCAGGAGGCATTCGGGGTCACCCTGGTCAACGAGCCGGTCTTCGTGGGGCACCACCTCTGA
- a CDS encoding 2-oxoacid:acceptor oxidoreductase subunit alpha encodes MTSKAVHRLERVVIRFAGDSGDGMQLTGDRFTSQTAILGNDLSTLPNFPAEIRAPQGTLPGVSSFQLHFADHDVLTPGDNPDVLVAMNPAALKANLPDVPRGATVIADSDEFTTRNLSKVGYASNPLEDGSLESYHLHALPLTSITVEALADFPLSRKDKQRAKNMFALGLLSWLYTRPLESTETFLAAKFGKKPDILAANLAALKAGHAYGETTEDFAVAYEIGPAPMRAGLYRNVTGNTALAYGLATAAHKAGLPLVLGAYPITPASDILHTLSGLKRFGVTTIQAEDEIAGIGAALGASFGGALGVTTTSGPGVALKTETVGLAVSLELPLVIVDVQRGGPSTGLPTKTEQADLLQAMYGRNGEAPVPVVAAQSPSDCFDAALEAVRIALTYRTPVFLLSDGYLANGSEPWQVPSVRELPLIDPGFATEPNAEDADGTPVFHPYLRDPDTLARPWAVPGTAGLEHRVGGIEKKDVSGEISYDPDNHDRMTRLRAAKVAGIAGIPDVQVDDPTGEAKVLMLGWGSTYGPISAGVRYARDTGAEVAQAHLRHLNPFPANLGEVLRRYERVIVPEMNLGQLTMMLRAAYLVDVRALTQVRGLPFTASTLSDAIHEALHELDPHHAPSPAPDTSPTPASTPASTPASQEA; translated from the coding sequence ATGACGAGCAAGGCAGTCCACCGGCTCGAGCGCGTCGTCATCCGGTTCGCCGGTGACTCCGGAGACGGGATGCAGCTGACGGGAGACAGGTTCACGTCGCAGACGGCGATCCTCGGCAACGACCTGTCGACGCTGCCCAACTTCCCCGCCGAGATCCGCGCCCCTCAGGGGACGCTCCCCGGCGTCTCGAGCTTCCAGCTGCACTTCGCCGACCACGACGTGCTCACCCCCGGCGACAACCCGGACGTGCTCGTCGCGATGAACCCCGCCGCGCTCAAGGCCAACCTGCCGGACGTGCCGCGCGGGGCCACCGTGATCGCCGACAGCGACGAGTTCACCACGCGCAACCTCAGCAAGGTCGGCTACGCCAGCAACCCGCTCGAGGACGGCTCGCTGGAGTCCTACCACCTGCACGCGCTGCCGCTCACCTCGATCACGGTCGAGGCGCTCGCGGACTTCCCGCTGTCGCGCAAGGACAAGCAGCGCGCCAAGAACATGTTCGCGCTCGGCCTGCTGTCCTGGCTCTACACCCGCCCGCTGGAGTCGACCGAGACCTTCCTCGCCGCGAAGTTCGGCAAGAAGCCCGACATCCTCGCGGCCAACCTGGCCGCCCTCAAGGCCGGGCACGCCTACGGCGAGACCACGGAGGACTTCGCGGTCGCCTACGAGATCGGTCCCGCCCCGATGCGGGCCGGGCTCTACCGCAACGTCACCGGCAACACGGCGCTGGCCTACGGCCTCGCGACCGCGGCGCACAAGGCCGGGCTGCCCCTGGTGCTGGGCGCCTACCCCATCACGCCGGCCAGCGACATCCTGCACACCCTGTCCGGGCTCAAGCGCTTCGGCGTCACCACGATCCAGGCCGAGGACGAGATCGCGGGGATCGGTGCCGCGCTCGGCGCGAGTTTCGGCGGCGCCCTGGGGGTCACCACGACGTCCGGGCCCGGGGTCGCGCTCAAGACCGAGACCGTCGGTCTCGCCGTCTCCCTCGAGCTTCCGCTGGTCATCGTCGACGTCCAGCGTGGCGGCCCCTCCACCGGGCTCCCGACCAAGACCGAGCAGGCCGACCTGCTGCAGGCGATGTACGGCCGCAACGGCGAGGCGCCCGTCCCCGTGGTCGCCGCGCAGTCGCCGTCCGACTGCTTCGACGCCGCGCTCGAGGCGGTCCGTATCGCGCTGACCTACCGCACCCCGGTCTTCCTGCTCTCCGACGGCTACCTCGCCAACGGCTCCGAGCCGTGGCAGGTCCCCTCGGTGCGCGAGCTGCCCTTGATCGACCCCGGCTTCGCCACCGAGCCCAACGCCGAGGACGCCGACGGGACCCCGGTGTTCCACCCCTACCTGCGCGACCCCGACACGCTCGCCCGCCCCTGGGCCGTGCCCGGCACCGCGGGCCTGGAGCACCGCGTCGGCGGGATCGAGAAGAAGGACGTCTCCGGCGAGATCTCCTACGACCCCGACAACCACGACCGGATGACCCGGCTGCGCGCCGCCAAGGTCGCCGGCATCGCGGGCATCCCCGACGTGCAGGTCGACGACCCCACCGGCGAGGCCAAGGTCCTCATGCTCGGGTGGGGATCGACATACGGCCCGATCAGCGCCGGGGTGCGCTATGCCCGCGACACCGGCGCGGAGGTCGCGCAGGCGCACCTGCGGCACCTCAACCCGTTCCCGGCCAACCTCGGCGAGGTGCTGCGCCGCTACGAGCGGGTCATCGTGCCGGAGATGAACCTCGGCCAGCTCACGATGATGCTGCGCGCCGCCTACCTCGTCGACGTGCGGGCGCTGACCCAGGTGCGCGGCCTGCCCTTCACGGCCAGCACGCTGTCCGACGCGATCCACGAGGCGCTGCACGAGCTCGACCCGCACCACGCGCCGAGCCCGGCTCCCGACACCAGTCCAACCCCCGCCAGCACCCCCGCCAGCACCCCCGCCAGCCAGGAGGCCTGA
- a CDS encoding aminotransferase class I/II-fold pyridoxal phosphate-dependent enzyme, with the protein MSRLSARGQVPPFHVMEVMKVAARRQLTHGDVIGLHVGQPSTGAPRAARDAAIAAIDGQVLGYTEAVGNLALREAICEHYAAAYDLEVHPGQVILTTGSSGGFTALFLAAFEAGDEVVVTRPGYPAYRNTLEALGCRVVDLDCGPETAYQPTVVMLEALPTPPAGLILASPANPTGTVVPADELAAIARWCAEHDCLLASDEIYHGISYAGAHPTTAWSTSRAAAVVGSFSKYFSMTGWRLGWMLLPDHLLRPVELLLGNLNLCPPAVSQAAAVGALTLAAQVELRSHVERYAHNRDLVLQRLPELGVHDQVPPSGAFYAWCDIAHLTDDSVAWCTAVMDRTGVALTPGVDFAPSRPGGDPALDGSHFVRISYAGSAADVTEGFDRLAAYVAGGRCS; encoded by the coding sequence ATGAGCAGACTGAGTGCCCGTGGCCAGGTCCCGCCCTTTCACGTCATGGAGGTCATGAAGGTCGCCGCCCGGCGTCAGCTCACGCACGGTGACGTGATCGGGCTGCACGTCGGTCAGCCCAGCACGGGTGCACCTCGGGCCGCGCGGGACGCCGCGATCGCCGCCATCGACGGCCAGGTGCTCGGCTACACCGAGGCCGTGGGGAACCTCGCTCTGCGAGAGGCCATCTGCGAGCACTACGCCGCGGCATACGACCTCGAGGTCCATCCGGGCCAGGTGATCCTCACGACGGGGAGCAGCGGAGGGTTCACGGCGCTGTTCCTCGCGGCCTTCGAGGCCGGTGACGAGGTCGTCGTGACGCGCCCCGGCTACCCGGCCTATCGCAACACCCTGGAGGCCCTGGGCTGTCGCGTCGTGGACCTCGACTGCGGCCCCGAGACGGCCTACCAGCCTACCGTGGTGATGCTCGAGGCGCTCCCGACGCCGCCGGCCGGCCTGATCCTGGCGAGCCCCGCCAACCCCACGGGCACGGTCGTGCCCGCCGACGAGCTCGCCGCGATCGCTCGCTGGTGCGCTGAGCATGATTGTCTGTTGGCGAGTGATGAGATCTATCACGGGATCTCGTATGCCGGCGCGCACCCGACCACGGCGTGGAGCACCTCCCGCGCGGCCGCCGTCGTCGGCAGCTTCTCCAAGTACTTCTCCATGACCGGCTGGCGGCTCGGCTGGATGCTGCTGCCCGACCACCTGTTGCGGCCGGTCGAGCTGCTGCTGGGCAACCTCAACCTGTGCCCGCCCGCCGTCAGCCAGGCCGCCGCCGTCGGGGCGCTCACGCTGGCCGCGCAGGTCGAGCTGCGTTCGCACGTCGAGCGTTACGCCCACAACCGGGACCTCGTGCTGCAGCGGCTGCCGGAGCTCGGCGTGCACGACCAGGTGCCGCCGTCGGGGGCGTTCTACGCCTGGTGCGACATCGCCCACCTGACCGACGACTCGGTCGCCTGGTGCACGGCGGTCATGGATCGCACCGGCGTCGCCCTCACCCCGGGGGTGGACTTCGCTCCCAGCCGACCGGGCGGCGACCCGGCGCTGGACGGCAGCCACTTCGTGCGGATCTCCTACGCCGGCAGCGCGGCCGACGTCACCGAGGGCTTCGACCGGCTGGCTGCCTACGTCGCCGGCGGTCGCTGCTCGTAG
- a CDS encoding adenosine deaminase, producing MPRPLDQLPKAHLHLHFTGSMRLSTLTELAQVEGLRLPHALTEDWPPTLRSVDERGWFRFQRLYDAARACVRGPEAMRRIVREAALDDASEGSRWLELQVDPTSYAPFCGGLTPALELVLESAVAAAAESGIGVGVVVAASRVRHPLDARTLARLAARYAGEGTGHVVGFGLSNDEHRGVTADFGHAFTIARAAGLALVPHGGELRGPEAVTATLDALLPDRIGHGVRAAEDPRVLDRLVREGVALEVCPGSNVALGVYDDAPQVPLRTLLQAGVQVALGADDPLLFGSRLVDQYTLAREVHGLTDEELAELARMSLRTSTAPRELVARAEEDVDTWLALPG from the coding sequence ATGCCTCGCCCTCTCGACCAGCTCCCGAAGGCGCACCTGCACCTGCACTTCACCGGGTCGATGCGGCTGTCCACGCTCACCGAGCTGGCGCAGGTCGAGGGGTTGCGGCTGCCGCACGCGCTCACCGAGGACTGGCCGCCCACGCTGCGCAGCGTGGACGAGCGCGGGTGGTTCCGGTTCCAGCGGCTCTACGACGCGGCGCGCGCCTGCGTCCGCGGTCCCGAGGCGATGCGGCGGATCGTCCGGGAGGCCGCGCTGGACGACGCCTCCGAGGGCTCGCGGTGGCTGGAGCTGCAGGTCGACCCCACCAGCTACGCGCCCTTCTGCGGTGGCCTCACCCCGGCCCTGGAGCTGGTGCTCGAGTCCGCGGTGGCGGCCGCCGCGGAGTCCGGCATCGGGGTGGGCGTCGTCGTCGCGGCCAGCCGCGTCCGGCACCCCCTGGACGCCCGGACGCTCGCCCGCCTGGCAGCCCGGTATGCCGGGGAGGGCACCGGTCACGTCGTCGGCTTCGGCCTGTCCAACGACGAGCACCGCGGCGTCACCGCCGACTTCGGGCACGCCTTCACGATCGCCCGCGCCGCCGGGCTGGCGCTGGTCCCCCACGGCGGGGAGCTGCGCGGCCCGGAGGCGGTCACGGCGACGCTGGACGCGCTGCTGCCGGACCGGATCGGGCACGGGGTGCGGGCCGCCGAGGACCCGCGGGTCCTCGACCGCCTGGTGCGCGAGGGGGTGGCGCTCGAGGTGTGCCCGGGCAGCAACGTCGCGCTCGGCGTCTACGACGACGCGCCGCAGGTGCCGCTGCGGACCCTGCTGCAGGCCGGGGTCCAGGTGGCGCTCGGCGCCGACGACCCGCTGCTCTTCGGCTCCCGGCTGGTCGACCAGTACACCCTGGCGCGCGAGGTCCACGGGCTCACCGACGAGGAGCTGGCCGAGCTGGCCCGCATGTCCCTGCGCACGTCCACCGCCCCGCGCGAGCTGGTCGCCCGCGCCGAGGAGGACGTCGACACCTGGCTGGCCCTGCCCGGCTGA
- a CDS encoding glycoside hydrolase family 2 protein, with product MGAAPDLSVGVGSGVPRPEHPRPQLVRARWLNLNGEWEFESDRGDSGYERGLLSRPLSGRILVPFCPESAASGVGDEDFHEAVWYRRTVVVPASWGGTDAWLHLGAVDHDATVWANGIEIARHRGGFTPFSAPLSRAGVGPGDTVEIVVRARDPRRGPQARGKQATSYAPSGCFYPRTTGIWQTVWLEAVPPVHVRRLHVTPDLAGGALDVSIPLSANLAGGQVVVEVTRAAGLGDAAAGVGDAAASPDGGADDTVIAAAATRSDLDLAPRMRVTLPDSEIRPWSPADPHLYGLLVRLVDREGAVVDELTSYAGLRSISVHGNEIRLNGERLFQRLVLDQGYWPDSLMTAPSDAALELDIRLGLAAGFDGARLHQKVFEERYLYHADRLGYLVWGEFGDWGAKMRDGHGEIQSPTASFVTQWVEVLQRDVNHPSIIGWCPLNETEQDLTDDITVLDDVTRAMFLATKAIDPSRPVIDASGWSHRVVETDVYDAHCYEQRPWRFRVLMEGLAAGEPLADLPGKDWSVAYAGQPYLMSEYGGIWWAPGGPGASGEDRESSWGYGQRVRDLREFYSRYEGLTTVLLGCPDLAGYCYTQLTDTFQEQNGLYTMERSPKMDMTRIRAVQQRPAAYEQRPPAT from the coding sequence GTGGGGGCCGCGCCGGACCTGTCCGTCGGGGTCGGGTCGGGCGTGCCGCGTCCCGAGCACCCGCGGCCGCAGCTCGTGCGAGCGCGGTGGCTCAACCTCAACGGCGAGTGGGAGTTCGAGAGCGACCGCGGTGACAGCGGCTACGAGCGAGGGCTGCTGTCCCGCCCGCTGTCGGGGCGGATCCTCGTGCCGTTCTGCCCGGAGTCGGCAGCGTCCGGCGTCGGGGACGAGGACTTCCACGAGGCGGTCTGGTATCGCCGCACGGTGGTGGTGCCGGCGTCGTGGGGAGGGACGGACGCCTGGCTGCACCTCGGCGCCGTCGACCACGACGCCACCGTGTGGGCCAACGGCATCGAGATCGCCCGGCACCGTGGCGGTTTCACGCCCTTCTCCGCCCCGCTGTCGCGAGCCGGGGTCGGTCCGGGCGACACCGTCGAGATCGTGGTGCGGGCGCGCGACCCCCGCCGCGGCCCGCAGGCCCGGGGCAAGCAGGCCACGAGCTACGCCCCCTCCGGATGCTTCTACCCCCGCACCACCGGCATCTGGCAGACCGTCTGGCTCGAGGCCGTGCCGCCGGTGCACGTGCGGCGGCTGCACGTCACGCCCGACCTCGCCGGTGGCGCCCTGGACGTGTCGATCCCGTTGAGCGCCAACCTGGCCGGCGGTCAGGTCGTCGTCGAGGTCACCCGCGCCGCGGGACTGGGCGACGCCGCCGCAGGAGTGGGCGACGCCGCCGCGAGCCCGGATGGCGGGGCGGACGACACCGTGATCGCCGCTGCCGCCACCCGATCCGACCTCGACCTCGCGCCGCGGATGCGAGTCACGCTGCCGGACAGCGAGATCCGCCCGTGGTCCCCGGCCGACCCCCACCTCTACGGCCTCCTCGTGCGGCTGGTCGACCGCGAGGGGGCGGTCGTCGACGAGCTGACGTCATACGCCGGGTTGCGGTCGATCTCGGTGCACGGCAACGAGATCCGGCTCAACGGCGAGCGCCTCTTCCAACGCCTGGTGCTGGACCAGGGCTACTGGCCCGACTCGCTCATGACGGCGCCGTCGGACGCCGCGCTCGAGCTGGACATCCGGCTGGGACTGGCGGCCGGCTTCGACGGAGCCCGCCTGCACCAGAAGGTCTTCGAGGAGCGCTACCTCTACCACGCCGACCGGCTGGGCTACCTCGTGTGGGGAGAGTTCGGCGACTGGGGCGCCAAGATGCGCGACGGCCACGGCGAGATCCAGTCTCCGACAGCGTCCTTCGTCACGCAGTGGGTCGAGGTGCTGCAGCGCGACGTCAACCACCCCTCGATCATCGGGTGGTGCCCGCTCAACGAGACCGAGCAGGACCTCACCGACGACATCACCGTGCTGGACGACGTGACCCGCGCGATGTTCCTGGCCACCAAGGCGATCGACCCGTCCCGGCCCGTCATCGACGCGTCCGGGTGGTCGCACCGGGTGGTCGAGACCGACGTCTACGACGCGCACTGCTACGAGCAGCGGCCGTGGCGGTTCCGGGTCCTCATGGAGGGGCTGGCGGCCGGCGAGCCGCTCGCCGACCTGCCCGGCAAGGACTGGTCGGTGGCCTACGCCGGCCAGCCCTACCTGATGTCGGAGTACGGCGGGATCTGGTGGGCGCCGGGCGGGCCCGGCGCCTCCGGGGAGGACCGCGAGAGCTCGTGGGGCTACGGCCAGCGCGTCCGGGACCTGCGCGAGTTCTACTCCCGCTACGAGGGGTTGACCACCGTCCTGCTGGGTTGCCCTGACCTCGCGGGCTACTGCTACACCCAGCTCACCGACACCTTCCAGGAGCAGAACGGGCTCTACACGATGGAGCGCTCCCCCAAGATGGACATGACGCGGATCCGCGCGGTGCAGCAGCGGCCCGCGGCCTACGAGCAGCGACCGCCGGCGACGTAG
- a CDS encoding 2-oxoacid:ferredoxin oxidoreductase subunit beta yields MTVDLGIPTHGLAGVPRLDEGAPAQSKKDFTSDQEVRWCPGCGDYAVLAAVQSFLPDLGLQRENIAFVSGIGCSSRFPYYLDTYGMHSIHGRAPAIATGLVTARPDLSVWVVTGDGDGLSIGGNHLIHAMRRNVNMTILLFNNQIYGLTKGQYSPTSEIGKVTKSTPAGSVDRPFNPLSLALGADATFVARTMDSNRKHLIEVLRAAAEHRGTAFVEIYQNCPIFNDGAFQLLKDRGEAAARLVHLEDGQPVRAGANQVVVRSDSGSLEVVHEDSVTDPSRIVVHDAGADDPTQAFALSRLDSGEQLHVPMGVFRSVSRPTYDDLVRGQIAGAVTAAGGPAGDDDLEALLRGKDTWTIG; encoded by the coding sequence ATGACCGTCGATCTCGGCATACCCACCCACGGCCTGGCCGGCGTCCCCCGTCTCGACGAGGGCGCCCCGGCCCAGTCCAAGAAGGACTTCACCTCCGACCAGGAGGTCCGCTGGTGCCCCGGCTGCGGCGACTACGCCGTGCTCGCCGCCGTGCAGTCCTTCCTGCCCGACCTCGGGCTGCAGCGCGAGAACATCGCCTTCGTCTCCGGCATCGGCTGCTCCTCGCGGTTCCCGTACTACCTCGACACCTACGGGATGCACTCGATCCACGGGCGCGCCCCGGCGATCGCCACCGGCCTGGTCACGGCGCGTCCCGACCTGTCGGTGTGGGTCGTGACCGGCGACGGCGACGGGCTGTCGATCGGCGGCAACCACCTCATCCACGCGATGCGCCGCAACGTCAACATGACGATCCTGCTCTTCAACAACCAGATCTACGGCCTCACCAAGGGGCAGTACTCCCCCACCTCCGAGATCGGCAAGGTCACCAAGTCGACCCCGGCGGGCTCCGTGGACCGGCCCTTCAACCCGCTCTCGCTCGCCCTCGGCGCCGACGCGACCTTCGTCGCCCGCACCATGGACTCCAACCGCAAGCACCTCATCGAGGTCCTGCGCGCGGCGGCGGAGCACCGCGGGACCGCCTTCGTCGAGATCTACCAGAACTGCCCGATCTTCAACGACGGCGCCTTCCAGCTGCTCAAGGACCGCGGTGAGGCCGCGGCCAGGCTCGTGCACCTGGAGGACGGTCAGCCGGTGCGCGCCGGGGCCAACCAGGTCGTCGTGCGCTCCGACTCCGGCTCGCTGGAGGTCGTCCACGAGGACTCCGTCACCGACCCCTCGCGGATCGTCGTGCACGACGCGGGCGCCGACGACCCGACGCAGGCGTTCGCCCTGTCCCGCCTGGACTCCGGCGAGCAGCTGCACGTGCCGATGGGCGTCTTCCGCTCGGTGTCCCGGCCCACCTACGACGACCTGGTCCGTGGCCAGATCGCCGGGGCCGTCACCGCCGCGGGTGGGCCCGCCGGCGACGACGACCTCGAGGCCCTGCTGCGGGGCAAGGACACCTGGACCATCGGGTGA
- a CDS encoding FAS1-like dehydratase domain-containing protein — protein sequence MPVNESFAGRSYPPTAPYQVGRAKIAEFAEAVGAVDPVHTDVDAARARGYVDVIAPPTFAVLVAQQADRQLITDPEAGIDFTRVVHGEQRFTHHHPLVAGDEITATLTVDTVRVVGGHAMVTTRSELRTEAGEPRCTAVSTLVIRGED from the coding sequence ATGCCTGTCAACGAGTCGTTCGCGGGGCGCAGCTACCCGCCGACCGCCCCCTACCAGGTGGGGCGGGCCAAGATCGCGGAGTTCGCCGAGGCCGTCGGGGCCGTGGACCCGGTCCACACCGACGTCGACGCGGCCCGGGCGCGGGGGTATGTTGACGTCATCGCCCCCCCGACCTTCGCGGTGCTCGTCGCCCAGCAGGCGGACCGCCAGCTGATCACGGACCCCGAGGCCGGCATCGACTTCACCCGGGTGGTCCACGGCGAGCAGCGGTTCACCCACCACCACCCGCTGGTGGCCGGCGACGAGATCACCGCGACCCTGACCGTCGACACCGTCCGGGTCGTGGGTGGCCACGCGATGGTGACCACGCGCAGCGAGCTGCGCACCGAGGCGGGCGAGCCCCGCTGCACCGCCGTGAGCACCCTCGTGATCCGGGGGGAGGACTGA
- the rpmG gene encoding 50S ribosomal protein L33, which yields MACTDCKERNYITKKNRRNHPDRLELAKFCPRCKKHTAHRETR from the coding sequence ATGGCGTGCACCGACTGCAAGGAGCGCAACTACATCACCAAGAAGAACCGTCGGAACCACCCCGACCGGCTCGAGCTGGCGAAGTTCTGCCCCCGCTGCAAGAAGCACACCGCGCACCGCGAGACCCGCTGA
- a CDS encoding PadR family transcriptional regulator: MAHQPWPSEWLRGLLTLAVLRVLGDGPTYGYAIATTLEQHGFGAIKGGTLYPLLSRLEAAGHVTTEWCQGESGPGRKYFQLTAAGSAELDQQRTLWREFATHTTTFISEGE; the protein is encoded by the coding sequence ATGGCGCACCAACCCTGGCCCAGCGAGTGGCTCCGCGGACTCCTCACCCTGGCGGTCCTGCGCGTCCTCGGTGACGGGCCGACCTACGGCTATGCCATCGCCACGACACTCGAGCAGCACGGTTTCGGGGCGATCAAGGGCGGCACGCTCTACCCGTTGCTCAGCCGACTCGAAGCGGCCGGTCACGTCACCACCGAGTGGTGCCAGGGGGAGTCCGGCCCGGGCCGCAAGTACTTCCAGCTCACCGCTGCCGGGTCTGCCGAGCTCGACCAGCAACGCACCTTGTGGCGTGAGTTCGCTACGCACACAACGACATTCATCTCCGAGGGGGAGTAG